The Candidatus Acidulodesulfobacterium acidiphilum DNA segment TAAGTAAGATTTTAATCTGCTTTAATTATTTTCGGCGGCCTAATTATCCCCGCCCTCCCGCCCTAACGTCTTAAATAAATATGTATATTAAATTATATTATGTATATTATACAAGATTTATTTATTTATTCTCTCACTCTCGCCTGAGTTTGCCAGAATTTTGCTTCTGAAACGATTTATGAAAAAATAACCGGGTAAATTGTTACGTATTATTTTTATTCTAATCAATTAGCGAGGGAGGTAAAACATTATTTAATTTTAACTTTAACAAATTCTTTTACATTCTCTGCAATATATATCGCTTGATTGCTTTCTTCAACGGACGGTAGATAAAAGTCGTCCGGATATCTCGCTTCGATAGAATAATTTGTTAATCTATCGGCATCGTTATCCGATATTAGTTGTTCAAAATCTTTATCTATATCCTTGCAGTAATCGATTAATTCGCTAATATCGTGAGTTTTTAAAGATTTTATTATTTCTATACCGTTGAAAACAAGATATGCTTTTAAATATTTTTCAACGCACTGCTGGGCGTGAAAACAGACGGTGTCGGTAGCGGGATCGTTTGCGGTTATTTCATCTTTAGCCGTTTTCAGATCATGGTCTGCTTTAATTATCCAGAGATTTACTAATTCGTCATTCATACGGCTAAGCCTTCTTTTAATGCAAAATATGCTACATAACCGGATTGTTTTTTTCTTTCGTTTACGATATTAAGAGGCTGAATAAGTATATCGCTCGATATTCTTAATTTATTTCTCAGTCCCCTTCTAATATCTCCGGATACTCTTATTTTTGTATCTCTTTCCATATTTTTATCTACGACGACATAAAAGTCCCAATCGCTATCCTCTTTATAGTCACCTCTTGCACGGGAACCGAAAAGATAAATTGCTTCGGTTTTATATCCAGCTTTTTCGACTTCTTCAGTAATTATTAGTTTTGCGGTATTTAATATATAATTTTTATTTTCCATAGATTAATTATATCATTATTTATAAATTTTTATAAATAAACTGGATTTCCCAAAACTAAAATTAAAGTCAGATTTAATCACTCTGGCGGACATAAAAGCTT contains these protein-coding regions:
- a CDS encoding HEPN domain-containing protein yields the protein MNDELVNLWIIKADHDLKTAKDEITANDPATDTVCFHAQQCVEKYLKAYLVFNGIEIIKSLKTHDISELIDYCKDIDKDFEQLISDNDADRLTNYSIEARYPDDFYLPSVEESNQAIYIAENVKEFVKVKIK
- a CDS encoding nucleotidyltransferase domain-containing protein, translated to MENKNYILNTAKLIITEEVEKAGYKTEAIYLFGSRARGDYKEDSDWDFYVVVDKNMERDTKIRVSGDIRRGLRNKLRISSDILIQPLNIVNERKKQSGYVAYFALKEGLAV